A window from Lates calcarifer isolate ASB-BC8 linkage group LG7_2, TLL_Latcal_v3, whole genome shotgun sequence encodes these proteins:
- the bco1l gene encoding LOW QUALITY PROTEIN: beta,beta-carotene 15,15'-dioxygenase (The sequence of the model RefSeq protein was modified relative to this genomic sequence to represent the inferred CDS: deleted 1 base in 1 codon), which produces MQSIFGKNGSETPEPVKAQVKGSIPSWLQGTLLRNGPGLFSVGSSEYNHWFDGMSLIHSFTFSEGEVTYRSKFLKSDTYKRNIKADRIIVTEFGTMVYPDPCKNIFARAFTHLCNIIPDFTDNNLINIIRYGQDYYASSEINYINQIDPVTLETVGRINYRNHIALNLATAHPHYDSEGNTYNMGTAIMGFGWPKYVIFKVPADASDKEHKRPALRKVQQVCSIPFRSTLFPSYFHSFGMTENYIIFVEQPLKLDIVKLATAYFRGVNWGSCLKFDKDDITLFHVINRNTGKKVSTRFYADALVVFHHINAYEADNHVVFDLIGYKDSNLYDMFYIQNMKQETDSFIDSNKKFSPPVCQRFVLPLSIHKESPRGTNLVTLTDTTAQAVVQEDGSVYCQPDALFEGLELPGINYNFNAKKYRYFYGSRVKWSPHSNKIAKIDIVTREHIEWQQENCYPSEPVFVASPGAVEEDDGVILSSIISPDPNISPFMLVLNAKNFEEIARASIPASVHMDLHGHFISAAI; this is translated from the exons ATGCAGTcaatatttggaaaaaatggATCAGAGACTCCTGAGCCAGTGAAAGCTCAAGTGAAAG GCTCCATCCCGTCATGGCTGCAGGGAACTTTGCTCAGGAATGGACCTGGTCTTTTCTCCGTGGGCAGTTCCGAGTACAACCACTGGTTTGACGGCATGTCGCTCATCCACAGCTTCACCTTCAGCGAGG GTGAGGTGACTTACAGAAGTAAGTTTCTGAAGAGCGACACCTACAAGCGAAACATCAAGGCCGACAGGATCATCGTAACCGAGTTTGGAACCATGGTCTACCCAGATCCCTGCAAAAACATCTTCGCCAG GGCATTCACACACCTCTGCAACATCATCCCAGACTTCACCGACAACAACTTGATCAACATCATTCGCTACGGTCAGGACTACTACGCCTCCTCCGAGATCAACTACATTAACCAGATCGACCCTGTTACTCTGGAAACTGTCGGCAGG ATAAACTACAGGAACCACATCGCTCTTAACTTGGCAACGGCTCATCCTCACTATGACAGCGAGGGCAACACCTACAACATGGGCACCGCCATCATGGGCTTCGGTTGGCCTAAATACGTCATCTTCAAAGTCCCAGCAGACGCATCAG ACAAGGAGCATAAAAGGCCGGCGTTGAGGAAAGTGCAGCAGGTCTGTTCGATTCCGTTTCGATCCACTCTGTTCCCGAGCTACTTCCACAGCTTCGGCATGACCGAGAACTACATTATTTTTGTGGAGCAGCCCTTGAAGCTGGACATCGTCAAACTAGCCACCGCCTACTTCAGAGGAGTCAACTGGGGGAGCTGCCTCAAATTCGACAAGGATGACATT ACACTGTTTCACGTcatcaacagaaacacaggaaagaaGGTGAGCACCCGTTTCTATGCCGACGCATTGGTGGTTTTCCACCACATCAACGCCTACGAGGCCGACAACCATGTGGTGTTCGACCTGATCGGCTACAAAGACAGCAACCTGTACGAC ATGTTCTACATCcaaaacatgaaacaagaaACCGACAGCTTCATCGACTCCAACAAGAAATTCTCCCCACCGGTCTGCCAGAGATTTGTTCTGCCGCTCAGCATCCACAAG GAATCTCCCAGAGGAACCAACCTAGTGACACTGACGGACACGACAGCTCAGGCGGTGGTGCAGGAGGACGGATCCGTCTACTGCCAGCCCGACGCTCTATTCGAAG GGCTGGAGCTCCCGGGGATCAACTACAATTTCAATGCTAAAAAGTACAGATACTTCTATGGTTCCAGGGTGAAGTGGTCTCCTCATTCCAACAAG ATCGCCAAGATCGACATTGTCACCAGGGAACACATCGAGTGGCAGCAGGAGAACTGCTACCCCTCAGAACCGGTATTCGTCGCGTCTCCAGGAGCCGTGGAGGAAGACGACG GAGTGATCTTGTCATCCATCATCTCTCCAGATCCAAACATTTCTCCGTTCATGCTTGTCCTCAACGCCAAAAACTTTGAGGAGATCGCCCGGGCCTCCATCCCTGCTAGTGTCCACATGGACCTTCACGGACATTTCATCTCTGCTGCCATTTAG